ATTCAGAGGATAGGCTATCAAGCCACGGCGCTGCCAGCGAGTCGCGTACCACGACGGCGGGCGGCGCGGGACTGGCTGTTGCCTGGTTGCGGCCGTCGGCAGCCTGGCGGGCGGCAGCGGGTGGCGGTTCGGGGCGTGTTTCGCGGGCGATGTCCGCGAGTGGCCGGACAGTTGCCGCGGCAGCGGGCTCGATCGGCGTGGTGGCCTCCTGCGGCAGCGCTTTTGCATCCAACAGGCCGCGGATGGCGAGCAGCATGACGGCCAAGGTGGCAAGCGCCAGCAGCGCCCACAGCCAGGCTGGCGGCCCAGGGCGCGCCACCGGCCCGGGCGCGAGGCGCTCTTCGGAACGTCCCGGTCGGGCTGCATCGGATTTTCGCAGGGCGTCGAGAATGATGGACATTCAGGGTCTCCGGTCGGCCAGGGTGTTGCTGGCGGCGGCCGCGTCGAGACGCGGGATCGGGCCGGTCGCCGTCGCTGACAGGCTGTTCAGGCGAATGATGCTGCGCGCCCCGGCAATGCCGTCAACCAC
Above is a genomic segment from Gammaproteobacteria bacterium containing:
- a CDS encoding general secretion pathway protein GspB, with amino-acid sequence MSIILDALRKSDAARPGRSEERLAPGPVARPGPPAWLWALLALATLAVMLLAIRGLLDAKALPQEATTPIEPAAAATVRPLADIARETRPEPPPAAARQAADGRNQATASPAPPAVVVRDSLAAPWLDSLSSEFREALPALDINALAWAPAPEDRFVLVNFRRYAEGEQLREGPTLLRIEQGSIVLEYRGQRFAIASP